The DNA region GGCGATCTGGCCTATCGCTGTGTAAAACGGGCGACGGAACTGGCGATGAAGGGCGACGTCCACGCCATCGCCACCGCGCCGTTGAACAAAGAAGCGCTGCATCTTGGCGGGCACAATTTCCCTGGACACACCGAGCTGCTGGCGACGCTGACGGAAAGCCGCGATTACGCAATGGTGCTTTATACCGATAAGCTGAAAGTTATTCATGTTTCCACTCACATCGCCCTGCGTAAGTTCCTCGATACCCTGAACGGTCAGCGTGTGGAGACCGTGATTGGCATCGCCGATACCTTCCTCAAACGCGTGGGTTATGCCCATCCGCGGATTGCGGTGGCGGGGGTGAACCCGCATGCCGGTGAGAACGGATTGTTTGGCGATGAGGAGATTCGCATCGTCGGACCGGCGATTGAGAACATGAAGGCGAAGGGGATGCAGGTTTATGGCCCATGCCCGCCGGATACCGTGTTTTTACAGGCGTATGAAGGTCAATATGACATGGTGGTGGCGATGTACCACGACCAGGGCCATATCCCGCTGAAGTTGCTGGGTTTTTATGATGGCGTCAAC from Citrobacter amalonaticus Y19 includes:
- a CDS encoding D-threonate 4-phosphate dehydrogenase; the protein is MVTKTVAITMGDPAGIGPEIIVKALSEDELNGAPLVVVGCLQTLKRLQANGLAEGVTFRAITQVADARFAPGVIHVIDEPLAQPEALEPGKVQAQAGDLAYRCVKRATELAMKGDVHAIATAPLNKEALHLGGHNFPGHTELLATLTESRDYAMVLYTDKLKVIHVSTHIALRKFLDTLNGQRVETVIGIADTFLKRVGYAHPRIAVAGVNPHAGENGLFGDEEIRIVGPAIENMKAKGMQVYGPCPPDTVFLQAYEGQYDMVVAMYHDQGHIPLKLLGFYDGVNITAGLPFIRTSADHGTAFDIAWTGKAKSESMAVSIKLAMQLA